One genomic region from Ralstonia pickettii DTP0602 encodes:
- a CDS encoding 2-aminobenzoate-CoA ligase (K04110: badA; benzoate-CoA ligase [EC:6.2.1.25]) yields MTAITADVPVQPPGTSFNFAAHLLGCNAGRTGKAAYIDDDGQLTYGELAQRVRRLAAALLDAGIRREERVLLLMHDCTDWPVCFLGAMYAGIVPVAVNTLLTADDYAYMLQHSRAQAVLVSAALLPLLQDALARPGHEVGKVFVSRARGPLPDGMVALDTVLATQTPLSAPAATSPDDPGFWLYSSGSTGQPKGVVHSHGNPYWTAALYAGPVLGLQEQDICFSAAKLYFAYGLGNGLSFPLSVGATVVLMAERPTPEANFRRWREQKPTVFFGAPTGYAGMLASPALPARDEVALRLCSSAGEALPADIGQRFTAHFGCEIIDGIGSTEMLHIFLSNRPGQVRYGTTGWPVPGYTIELRDEEGRPVPDGEIGDLYIQGPSAAMMYWANREKSRETFHRGWTKSGDKYVRNPDGTYSYAGRSDDMLKVSGIYVSPFEVEATLVQHPAVLEAAVIGVPDPEGLVKTKAFVVLKAGAQLGDGELKAFVKERLAAYKYPRAIEFVDALPKTATGKIQRFVLRERELKAAEKRAAAVA; encoded by the coding sequence ATGACCGCCATCACCGCAGACGTCCCGGTCCAGCCACCGGGCACGTCCTTCAACTTTGCCGCGCACCTGCTCGGCTGCAATGCGGGGCGCACCGGCAAGGCCGCCTATATCGACGACGACGGCCAGCTTACCTATGGCGAGCTGGCGCAGCGGGTGCGCCGCCTGGCCGCCGCGCTGCTCGATGCCGGCATCCGCCGCGAGGAGCGCGTGCTGCTGCTGATGCACGACTGCACCGACTGGCCGGTGTGCTTCCTCGGCGCGATGTATGCCGGCATCGTGCCTGTTGCCGTCAACACGCTGCTGACCGCCGACGACTACGCCTACATGCTGCAGCACAGCCGCGCGCAGGCGGTGCTGGTCTCGGCCGCGCTGCTGCCGCTGCTGCAGGACGCCCTGGCGCGGCCCGGGCATGAAGTGGGCAAGGTGTTCGTGTCGCGGGCGCGCGGACCGCTGCCGGACGGCATGGTGGCGCTCGATACCGTGCTCGCCACGCAAACGCCATTGTCCGCGCCTGCCGCGACCAGTCCCGACGATCCCGGCTTCTGGCTCTATTCGTCCGGCTCGACGGGGCAGCCCAAGGGCGTGGTGCACAGCCACGGCAATCCGTACTGGACGGCCGCCCTGTATGCGGGCCCCGTGCTCGGCCTGCAGGAACAGGACATCTGCTTCTCCGCGGCCAAGCTCTATTTCGCCTATGGGCTCGGCAACGGCCTCAGCTTCCCGCTAAGCGTGGGCGCGACGGTGGTGCTGATGGCCGAACGGCCCACGCCCGAAGCCAACTTCCGCCGCTGGCGCGAGCAGAAGCCCACCGTGTTCTTCGGCGCGCCCACGGGCTATGCCGGCATGCTCGCTTCGCCGGCGCTGCCCGCGCGCGATGAGGTGGCACTGCGGTTGTGCTCGTCCGCCGGTGAGGCGTTGCCCGCCGACATCGGCCAGCGCTTCACCGCGCATTTCGGGTGCGAGATCATCGACGGCATCGGTTCCACCGAGATGCTGCATATCTTCCTGTCCAACCGGCCCGGCCAGGTGCGCTATGGCACTACCGGCTGGCCGGTGCCGGGCTACACCATCGAGCTGCGCGACGAGGAAGGCCGCCCGGTGCCCGACGGCGAAATCGGCGACCTCTATATCCAGGGCCCCAGCGCCGCCATGATGTACTGGGCCAACCGCGAGAAGTCGCGCGAGACCTTCCACCGCGGCTGGACCAAGAGCGGCGACAAGTATGTGCGCAATCCCGACGGCACCTACAGCTACGCCGGTCGCAGCGACGACATGCTCAAGGTCAGCGGCATCTACGTGTCGCCGTTCGAGGTCGAGGCCACGCTGGTGCAGCACCCTGCAGTGCTGGAAGCCGCGGTGATCGGCGTGCCCGACCCTGAAGGACTGGTCAAGACCAAGGCCTTCGTGGTGCTGAAGGCGGGCGCGCAGCTTGGCGATGGCGAGCTGAAGGCCTTCGTCAAGGAGCGGCTGGCCGCCTACAAATACCCGCGCGCGATCGAGTTCGTCGATGCACTGCCCAAGACCGCCACGGGCAAGATCCAGCGTTTCGTATTGCGCGAGCGCGAACTGAAGGCCGCCGAAAAGCGTGCCGCAGCGGTGGCATGA
- a CDS encoding major facilitator transporter (K05548: benK; MFS transporter, AAHS family, benzoate transport protein) — translation MRQIDVHKLADEARFSRFHALILFWCAIIIIFDGYDLAVAGIALPSIMKEMGVTATSAGFMVSSALFGMMFGAIFLGTVADRIGRRRAIAICILLFSAFTAAAGFTSDPVTFSITRFLAGLGIGGVMPNVVAQMTEYSPRKLRGTLVTLMFSGYSVGGMLAALLGKGLIESYGWQSVFLAAGLPVLLVPLVLRSLPESMPYLLRTGQTDALQSVVSRLVPSHRAQAGDVFTLAADDKAGSAPIRRLFQDGRGFSTVMFWVAFFMCLFMVYALSSWLTKLMAGAGYSLGSALTFVLVLNFGAMIGAIGGGWLADRLPIKYVLIGMYSLAAVSITLLGYPMPSAALFVVVGLAGASTIGTQIVTYAYAGQFYPMAVRGTGIGWASGVGRSGAILAPIVIGVLVGMSLPLQQNFMAIAIPAVIAVVAVALIDNRRSASAQAQAGIGVVAPAAAVKEA, via the coding sequence ATGCGTCAGATCGATGTCCACAAGCTGGCCGACGAGGCCCGCTTTAGCCGCTTCCATGCGCTTATCCTGTTCTGGTGCGCGATCATCATCATCTTCGACGGCTATGACCTGGCCGTCGCCGGCATCGCGCTGCCATCGATCATGAAGGAAATGGGCGTGACCGCCACCAGCGCGGGCTTTATGGTCAGTTCGGCGCTGTTCGGCATGATGTTCGGCGCGATCTTCCTCGGCACCGTGGCCGACCGCATCGGCAGGCGCCGCGCTATCGCCATCTGCATCCTGCTGTTCAGCGCCTTTACCGCGGCCGCGGGCTTTACCAGTGACCCGGTGACGTTCAGCATCACGCGCTTCCTGGCGGGGCTGGGCATCGGCGGCGTGATGCCCAACGTGGTGGCGCAGATGACCGAGTACTCGCCACGCAAGCTGCGCGGCACGCTGGTGACGCTGATGTTCAGCGGCTATTCGGTCGGCGGCATGTTGGCCGCGCTGCTGGGCAAGGGGCTGATCGAGAGCTATGGCTGGCAGTCGGTTTTCCTCGCCGCCGGCCTGCCGGTGCTGCTGGTCCCGCTGGTGCTGCGCTCGCTGCCGGAGTCGATGCCCTACCTGCTCCGCACCGGCCAGACCGACGCCCTGCAATCCGTGGTATCGCGCCTGGTGCCTTCGCATCGCGCGCAAGCCGGCGACGTCTTCACGCTGGCTGCCGACGACAAGGCCGGCAGCGCGCCGATCCGCCGCCTGTTCCAGGACGGCCGCGGCTTCAGCACGGTGATGTTCTGGGTGGCGTTCTTCATGTGCCTGTTCATGGTGTACGCGCTCAGCTCGTGGCTGACAAAACTGATGGCCGGCGCGGGCTACAGCCTGGGCTCGGCGCTGACTTTCGTGCTGGTGCTGAACTTCGGCGCGATGATCGGTGCGATCGGTGGCGGCTGGCTGGCCGACCGGCTGCCGATCAAGTACGTGCTGATCGGCATGTACTCGCTGGCCGCGGTGTCGATCACGCTGCTGGGCTACCCGATGCCGAGCGCCGCGCTGTTCGTCGTGGTGGGACTGGCCGGCGCCTCCACCATCGGCACGCAGATCGTTACCTATGCCTATGCGGGCCAGTTCTACCCGATGGCGGTGCGTGGCACCGGCATCGGCTGGGCGTCGGGCGTGGGGCGCAGCGGCGCGATCCTGGCGCCGATCGTGATTGGCGTGCTGGTGGGGATGTCGCTGCCGTTGCAGCAGAACTTCATGGCGATTGCGATTCCGGCGGTGATTGCGGTGGTGGCGGTGGCGCTGATTGATAACCGGCGGTCGGCGTCGGCGCAGGCGCAGGCGGGAATTGGTGTGGTGGCGCCTGCGGCTGCGGTAAAGGAGGCTTGA
- a CDS encoding nicotinamidase has protein sequence MTTPANFNGKRPVLDPADTAMLLIDHQSGLFQTVGDMPMPELRARAAALAKMATLCKLPVITTASVPQGPNGPLIPEIHENAPHAKYVARKGEINAWDNPDFVAAVRETGRKTLIIAGTITSVCMAFPSISAVADGYKVFAVVDASGTYSKMAQEITLARIVQAGVVPMDTAAVASELQQTWNRPDAQQWAEVYTQIFPAYRLLIESYTKAQEVEKNHEVLDSRR, from the coding sequence ATGACCACCCCCGCCAATTTCAACGGCAAGCGCCCGGTCCTGGACCCCGCCGATACGGCCATGCTGCTGATCGACCACCAGAGCGGCCTGTTCCAGACCGTGGGCGACATGCCGATGCCAGAATTGCGCGCCCGAGCCGCCGCGCTGGCCAAGATGGCCACGCTGTGCAAGCTGCCGGTGATCACCACGGCGTCCGTGCCGCAGGGCCCCAACGGCCCCCTGATCCCCGAAATCCACGAGAACGCGCCGCACGCGAAATATGTCGCGCGCAAGGGCGAGATCAATGCCTGGGACAACCCCGACTTCGTCGCCGCGGTGCGCGAGACTGGCCGCAAGACGCTGATCATTGCCGGCACCATCACCAGCGTGTGCATGGCATTCCCGTCGATCAGCGCGGTTGCCGACGGCTACAAGGTATTCGCGGTGGTGGATGCCTCGGGCACGTATTCCAAGATGGCGCAGGAAATCACGCTGGCGCGCATCGTACAGGCCGGCGTGGTGCCGATGGACACCGCCGCGGTCGCCTCCGAACTGCAGCAGACCTGGAACCGCCCCGACGCACAGCAATGGGCCGAGGTCTACACGCAGATCTTCCCGGCCTACCGCCTGCTGATCGAAAGCTATACCAAGGCGCAGGAAGTCGAGAAGAACCATGAAGTGCTGGACTCCCGGCGTTGA
- a CDS encoding LysR family transcriptional regulator: protein MHPDLNDLYYFAQVVDYQGFAPAGRVLGIPKSKLSRRVAMLEERLGVRLIQRSTRRFSVTELGQTYYAHCKAMLVEAEAAESAIERTRAEPSGLVRMTCPVALLHARVGDMIADFMAANPKVTVHLEATNRRVDVVAEGVDLAIRVRVPPLEDSDLVMRVLAERAWCIVASPSLMAGHGPLVAPADLNALPTLDLGPPRAAHAWALHGPDSASFELHHKPRLVTDDMIMLRAAAVAGAGIVQLPTMMVTEELRTGRLVKILPAWSAKGGMIHAVFPSRRGLLPSVRELIDFLTLRFAQIRED from the coding sequence TTGCATCCGGACCTCAATGACCTGTACTACTTTGCGCAGGTGGTCGACTACCAGGGCTTCGCGCCGGCCGGGCGCGTGCTTGGCATCCCCAAGTCCAAGCTGAGCCGGCGCGTGGCGATGCTGGAGGAGCGGCTGGGCGTGCGGCTGATCCAGCGCTCGACGCGCCGCTTTTCTGTGACCGAGCTTGGCCAGACCTACTACGCGCACTGCAAGGCGATGCTGGTGGAAGCGGAGGCGGCGGAAAGCGCTATCGAGCGCACGCGCGCAGAACCCAGCGGGCTGGTGCGCATGACGTGTCCGGTGGCACTGCTGCATGCGCGCGTGGGCGACATGATCGCGGACTTCATGGCCGCCAACCCCAAGGTCACGGTGCACCTGGAGGCCACCAACCGCCGCGTCGACGTAGTCGCCGAAGGCGTGGACCTGGCGATCCGCGTACGCGTGCCGCCACTGGAAGACAGCGACCTGGTAATGCGCGTGCTGGCCGAACGCGCCTGGTGCATCGTCGCCAGCCCGTCATTGATGGCGGGCCACGGCCCGCTGGTGGCGCCAGCGGACCTGAATGCGCTGCCCACGCTGGACCTGGGTCCGCCGCGCGCAGCGCACGCCTGGGCCCTGCACGGGCCCGACAGCGCCAGTTTCGAGCTGCACCACAAGCCGCGGCTGGTCACGGACGACATGATTATGCTGCGCGCGGCCGCCGTTGCCGGTGCCGGCATCGTGCAGCTGCCGACGATGATGGTGACCGAGGAATTGCGTACCGGCCGGCTGGTGAAGATCCTGCCGGCGTGGTCGGCCAAGGGCGGCATGATCCACGCCGTGTTCCCGTCGCGCCGCGGGCTGTTGCCGTCGGTGCGCGAGTTGATCGATTTCCTGACACTGCGCTTTGCGCAGATCCGCGAAGACTGA
- a CDS encoding translation initiation factor IF-1 (stimulates the activities of the other two initiation factors, IF-2 and IF-3~K02518: infA; translation initiation factor IF-1) produces MAKEELVEFGGKVSEVLPDNRFRVILENGFEVWAYSSGRLKKNRIRVLAGDRVTLEMSPYDLTKGRINYRHKS; encoded by the coding sequence TTGGCAAAAGAAGAACTGGTGGAATTTGGCGGCAAGGTATCCGAAGTCCTGCCTGACAACCGTTTTCGCGTGATCCTGGAAAACGGCTTCGAGGTGTGGGCGTACTCGTCCGGGCGCCTGAAGAAAAACCGCATCCGCGTGCTCGCGGGCGACCGTGTCACGCTGGAGATGTCGCCGTACGACCTCACCAAGGGACGCATCAACTACCGGCACAAGTCGTAG
- a CDS encoding translation initiation factor 1 — protein MSVIEEWEAVHLTPEGWQAGSYRHAPWQAVDVAPPASGVLTVRRHVTATYCGPSRAVEERTPEITDMALIEALLERHGAPVFGI, from the coding sequence ATGTCCGTCATTGAAGAATGGGAAGCCGTGCACCTGACGCCGGAAGGCTGGCAGGCAGGCAGCTACCGGCATGCGCCGTGGCAGGCAGTAGACGTCGCGCCGCCCGCATCGGGCGTGCTGACCGTGAGGCGTCACGTGACGGCCACCTATTGCGGACCGTCGCGCGCGGTGGAAGAACGCACGCCTGAAATTACCGACATGGCGCTGATCGAAGCGCTGCTGGAGCGCCACGGCGCCCCGGTCTTCGGCATCTGA
- a CDS encoding cold-shock protein (K03704: cspA; cold shock protein (beta-ribbon, CspA family)): METGTVKWFNDSKGFGFITPDAGGNDLFAHFSEIQGSGFKSLQEGQKVRYVAGVGQKGPAATKIEPI, from the coding sequence ATGGAAACCGGTACCGTAAAGTGGTTTAACGATTCGAAGGGTTTTGGCTTCATTACCCCTGACGCAGGTGGCAACGACCTGTTCGCGCACTTCTCCGAAATTCAAGGCAGCGGCTTCAAGTCGCTGCAAGAAGGCCAGAAGGTTCGCTACGTCGCCGGCGTCGGCCAGAAGGGCCCGGCCGCGACCAAGATCGAGCCGATCTGA
- a CDS encoding isocitrate dehydrogenase (NADP-specific, catalyzes the formation of 2-oxoglutarate from isocitrate or oxalosuccinate~K00031: IDH1, IDH2, icd; isocitrate dehydrogenase [EC:1.1.1.42]): protein MSIQQPTIIYTLTDEAPLLATSAFLPIIQTFTKPAGINVTTSDISVAGRILGEFSEFLTEEQRVPDNLAELGKLTQSPDTNIIKLPNISASVHQLVSAIRELQGKGYKVPDYPEDPKTDEEKAIQKRYSKCLGSAVNPVLREGNSDRRAPAAVKNYARKHPHSMGEWSMASRTHVAHMKHGDFYHGEKSMTLDKARDVKMELVTRSGKTIVLKPKVSLQDGEIIDSMFMSKKALCAFYEEQFEDARQTGVMLSLHVKATMMKVSHPIVFGHAVKIFYKEAFAKHGALFDELGVNVNNGLVNLYEKIESLPSSKREEIIRDLHACHEHRPELAMVDSAKGISNLHAPNDVIVDASMPAMIRIGGKMWGADGRPKDTKAVIPESTFARIYQEIINFCKTNGNFDPTTMGTVPNVGLMAQKAEEYGSHDKTFEITEDGVANIVDLATGEVLLTQNVEQGDIWRMCQVKDAPIRDWVKLAVTRARNSGMPAVFWLDPYRPHEAELIKKVEAYLKDYDTNGLDIQIMSQVRAMRYTLERVIRGLDTISVTGNILRDYLTDLFPIMELGTSAKMLSIVPLMAGGGMYETGAGGSAPKHVKQLVEENHLRWDSLGEFLALAVSLEDVGIKTGNAKAKILAKTLDAATGKLLDNNKSPSPKTGQLDNRGSQFYLAMYWAQELAAQSDDAELAAKFAPLAKTLTDNEQKIVGELAAVQGQPVDIGGYYQPDAAKLSAAMRPSQTLNAALQTVAA, encoded by the coding sequence ATGAGTATCCAGCAACCCACCATCATCTACACGCTGACCGACGAAGCTCCGCTGCTGGCGACCAGTGCGTTCCTCCCGATCATCCAGACGTTTACCAAGCCCGCCGGCATCAACGTCACCACCAGCGACATCTCGGTGGCTGGCCGTATCCTGGGCGAGTTTTCCGAATTCCTGACCGAAGAACAGCGCGTGCCGGACAACCTGGCCGAGCTGGGCAAGCTGACGCAGTCGCCGGACACCAACATCATCAAGCTGCCGAACATCAGCGCCTCGGTGCACCAGCTGGTCAGCGCCATCCGCGAACTGCAAGGCAAGGGCTACAAGGTGCCGGACTATCCGGAAGACCCGAAGACCGACGAAGAGAAGGCCATCCAGAAGCGCTATTCCAAGTGCCTGGGCAGCGCCGTGAACCCGGTCCTGCGCGAAGGCAACTCCGACCGCCGCGCCCCCGCCGCGGTCAAGAACTACGCGCGCAAGCACCCGCACAGCATGGGCGAGTGGAGCATGGCCTCGCGCACGCACGTGGCCCACATGAAGCACGGCGACTTCTACCACGGCGAAAAGTCCATGACCCTGGACAAGGCCCGCGACGTCAAGATGGAGCTGGTCACCAGGAGCGGCAAGACCATCGTGCTCAAGCCCAAGGTTTCGCTGCAGGACGGCGAGATCATCGACAGCATGTTCATGAGCAAGAAGGCCCTGTGCGCCTTCTATGAGGAGCAGTTCGAAGACGCGCGCCAGACCGGCGTGATGCTGTCGCTGCACGTCAAGGCGACCATGATGAAGGTGTCGCACCCGATCGTGTTCGGTCACGCCGTCAAGATCTTCTACAAGGAAGCCTTCGCCAAGCACGGCGCGCTGTTCGACGAACTGGGCGTGAACGTCAACAACGGCCTGGTCAACCTGTACGAGAAGATTGAGTCGCTGCCCAGCTCCAAGCGCGAAGAGATCATCCGCGACCTGCACGCCTGCCACGAGCATCGCCCGGAACTGGCGATGGTGGATTCGGCCAAGGGCATTTCGAACCTGCACGCGCCCAACGACGTGATCGTCGATGCCTCGATGCCGGCCATGATCCGCATCGGCGGCAAGATGTGGGGCGCCGACGGCCGTCCGAAGGACACCAAGGCCGTGATCCCGGAAAGCACCTTCGCCCGCATCTATCAAGAGATCATCAACTTCTGCAAGACCAACGGCAACTTCGACCCGACCACCATGGGCACGGTGCCGAACGTCGGCCTGATGGCGCAGAAGGCCGAAGAGTACGGTTCGCACGACAAGACCTTCGAGATCACCGAAGACGGCGTCGCCAACATCGTCGACCTGGCCACCGGTGAAGTGCTGCTGACGCAGAATGTCGAACAGGGCGACATCTGGCGCATGTGCCAGGTCAAGGACGCGCCGATCCGCGACTGGGTCAAGCTGGCCGTCACGCGCGCGCGCAACTCGGGCATGCCGGCCGTGTTCTGGCTGGACCCGTACCGTCCGCACGAGGCCGAGCTGATCAAGAAGGTCGAGGCCTACCTGAAGGACTACGACACCAACGGCCTGGATATCCAGATCATGTCGCAGGTGCGCGCCATGCGCTACACGCTGGAGCGCGTGATCCGCGGCCTGGACACCATCTCGGTGACCGGCAACATCCTGCGCGACTACCTGACCGACCTGTTCCCGATCATGGAACTGGGCACCAGCGCCAAGATGCTGTCGATCGTGCCGCTGATGGCTGGTGGCGGCATGTATGAAACCGGCGCCGGCGGTTCGGCTCCGAAACACGTCAAGCAGCTGGTGGAAGAAAACCACCTGCGCTGGGATTCGCTGGGTGAGTTTCTGGCGCTGGCGGTGTCGCTGGAAGACGTTGGCATCAAGACCGGCAATGCCAAGGCCAAGATCCTGGCCAAGACGCTGGATGCTGCCACCGGCAAGCTGCTGGACAACAACAAGAGCCCGTCGCCCAAGACCGGCCAGCTGGACAACCGCGGCAGCCAGTTCTACCTGGCGATGTACTGGGCACAGGAACTGGCCGCCCAGTCGGATGACGCGGAACTGGCTGCCAAGTTTGCGCCGCTGGCCAAGACGCTGACCGACAACGAGCAGAAGATCGTCGGTGAGCTGGCCGCCGTGCAGGGCCAGCCGGTGGACATCGGTGGCTACTACCAGCCGGACGCCGCCAAGCTCAGCGCCGCAATGCGTCCGAGCCAGACGCTGAACGCCGCACTGCAGACCGTGGCAGCCTGA
- a CDS encoding membrane protein (K03406: mcp; methyl-accepting chemotaxis protein): MKNLGIGVRLGIGFGVVLLLSALMTVFGMMRLQQVAERTHAMMQQPLTKERLVSDWYRLMHTSVRRTTAVARSADPSLGAFFAAETKASIEGIAALRDKIKLLLSSEEEKAAFQKIFSVRDPYNNGRDKITRLKQEGLTEEANQVLENEFVPAGDAYLAEIQKLLDIQRASIDATAREINGIYVNSRNSLIGVGAVVLAIGIAFSVWLTIGITRPLHRAVAVARTVASGDLTSRIDVDSRDETGQLLQALADMNANILRIVRQVRAGTESIVSGTSQIAAGNTDLSQRTEEQASSLQQTAASMEELTSIVRQNADNARQASTLAVNASDIAEKGGEVAGKVADTMEEINGASKKVVDIIAVIEGIAFQTNILALNAAVEAARAGEQGRGFAVVAGEVRSLAQRSATAAKEIKALIGDSVDRVEKGSMLVTQSGQTMEEIVAAVKRVTDIMGEISAASAEQSAGIEQVNQAVTQMDTATQQNAALVEEAAAAAGSLEEQAQRLKEAVSTFRLAA, encoded by the coding sequence ATGAAGAATCTAGGCATCGGGGTCCGCCTCGGCATCGGCTTTGGGGTGGTATTGCTGCTTTCGGCGCTCATGACGGTATTCGGCATGATGCGCCTGCAACAGGTGGCTGAACGCACCCACGCGATGATGCAGCAGCCGCTGACCAAGGAGCGGCTGGTCAGCGACTGGTACCGGCTCATGCACACCAGCGTGCGCCGCACCACGGCGGTGGCGCGCAGCGCCGACCCGTCGCTGGGCGCATTCTTCGCCGCCGAGACCAAGGCGTCGATCGAAGGCATTGCCGCGCTGCGCGACAAGATAAAGCTGCTGCTCAGCTCGGAAGAAGAGAAGGCCGCGTTCCAGAAGATCTTCAGCGTGCGCGACCCGTACAACAACGGCCGCGACAAGATCACCAGGCTCAAGCAGGAAGGCCTGACCGAAGAGGCCAACCAGGTGCTGGAGAACGAGTTCGTGCCCGCGGGCGACGCCTACCTGGCCGAGATCCAGAAGCTGCTCGACATCCAGCGCGCCAGCATCGACGCCACCGCGCGCGAGATCAACGGCATCTACGTCAACTCGCGCAACAGCCTGATCGGGGTTGGCGCGGTGGTGCTGGCCATCGGCATCGCATTTTCGGTCTGGCTGACCATCGGCATCACGCGCCCGCTGCATCGCGCGGTGGCCGTGGCGCGCACCGTGGCATCGGGCGACCTGACCAGCCGCATCGATGTGGATAGCCGCGACGAGACCGGCCAGTTGCTGCAGGCGCTGGCGGACATGAACGCCAATATCCTGCGCATCGTGCGCCAGGTGCGCGCCGGCACCGAGTCGATCGTCTCCGGCACCAGCCAGATCGCGGCCGGCAACACCGACCTGTCGCAGCGCACGGAGGAACAGGCCTCGTCGCTGCAGCAGACCGCGGCCAGCATGGAAGAGCTGACCAGCATCGTGCGCCAGAACGCGGACAACGCGCGCCAGGCCAGCACGCTGGCGGTCAATGCCTCCGACATCGCCGAGAAGGGCGGCGAGGTCGCGGGCAAGGTGGCCGACACCATGGAAGAGATCAACGGCGCGTCGAAGAAGGTGGTCGACATCATTGCCGTGATCGAGGGCATTGCCTTCCAGACCAATATCCTGGCACTGAACGCCGCGGTGGAAGCCGCGCGTGCCGGCGAGCAGGGGCGTGGTTTTGCCGTGGTGGCGGGCGAGGTGCGGAGCCTGGCGCAGCGCAGCGCTACTGCCGCGAAGGAGATCAAGGCGCTGATCGGGGATTCGGTGGATCGCGTCGAGAAGGGCTCCATGCTGGTGACGCAGTCGGGGCAGACCATGGAAGAGATCGTCGCTGCGGTCAAGCGAGTGACCGACATCATGGGCGAAATCAGCGCGGCGTCGGCGGAGCAGAGTGCCGGGATCGAGCAAGTCAATCAGGCCGTCACGCAGATGGACACCGCCACGCAGCAGAACGCCGCGTTGGTGGAAGAGGCCGCCGCGGCGGCCGGCTCGCTGGAGGAGCAGGCGCAGCGTCTGAAGGAAGCGGTGTCGACGTTCAGGCTGGCCGCCTGA
- a CDS encoding chemotaxis protein: MATPPNPFADFTKMMEQFRLPGVDMSAVIEARRKDIEALTEANKLAYEGIQAVMQKQQEIFTKTMQQLQAAAQQYTTAGNPAEAMAKHSELVQQTLHQAFENMRELAETAQKAQAEALTVIGKRAEQNVKEAGALFQPPKSKG; the protein is encoded by the coding sequence ATGGCCACGCCCCCCAATCCTTTTGCAGATTTCACCAAGATGATGGAACAGTTCCGCCTGCCAGGCGTGGACATGAGCGCCGTGATCGAAGCACGCCGCAAGGACATCGAGGCCCTGACCGAGGCCAACAAGCTGGCCTACGAGGGCATCCAGGCGGTGATGCAGAAGCAGCAGGAGATCTTTACCAAGACCATGCAGCAGCTGCAGGCCGCGGCGCAGCAATACACCACGGCCGGCAACCCGGCCGAGGCCATGGCCAAGCACAGCGAACTGGTGCAGCAGACGCTGCACCAGGCGTTCGAGAACATGCGCGAGCTGGCCGAGACGGCGCAGAAGGCACAGGCCGAAGCGCTCACCGTGATCGGCAAGCGCGCTGAGCAGAACGTGAAGGAGGCGGGCGCGCTGTTCCAGCCGCCCAAATCGAAAGGCTAA
- a CDS encoding short-chain dehydrogenase — MDKPLAGKVALVAGATRGAGRGIAVALGEGGAAVYVTGRTTRAARSEMNRPETIEETAEMVDDAGGRGIAVRVDHLVPAEVQALVERIRREQGRLDILVNDIWGATRMEWNKTVWESDLDYGLRTLRLGVDTHVITSHCALPLLIETRGGLVVEVTDGTAEYNAHNYRVSFFYDLAKAAVGRMAFALAHELAPHGGTAVSLSPGWLRSEAMLDAYRVTEANWRDATRIQPHFAISESPLFVGRAVAALAQDPDVARWNGQSLSSGQLARVYGFTDADGSQPDAWRYVPEVQDAGKPADTTGYR; from the coding sequence ATGGACAAGCCACTGGCAGGCAAGGTTGCGCTGGTTGCCGGCGCCACCCGCGGGGCGGGACGCGGCATTGCCGTTGCGCTAGGCGAAGGCGGGGCGGCGGTCTACGTGACGGGGCGTACCACGCGTGCCGCGCGTTCTGAGATGAACCGGCCGGAGACAATCGAGGAAACCGCGGAAATGGTCGATGACGCCGGCGGGCGCGGCATCGCCGTGCGGGTCGATCACCTGGTGCCGGCCGAGGTGCAGGCACTGGTCGAACGCATCCGGCGCGAGCAGGGGCGGCTCGATATCCTGGTCAACGATATCTGGGGCGCGACCAGGATGGAGTGGAACAAGACCGTGTGGGAGTCCGACCTGGACTATGGGCTGCGCACGCTGCGGCTCGGCGTGGATACCCACGTTATCACCAGCCACTGCGCGCTGCCGCTGCTGATCGAAACGCGCGGCGGGCTGGTGGTCGAAGTCACCGACGGCACCGCCGAATACAACGCGCACAACTACCGCGTGTCCTTCTTCTACGACCTGGCCAAGGCGGCGGTGGGCCGCATGGCGTTTGCCCTGGCGCATGAGCTCGCGCCGCACGGTGGCACGGCGGTGAGCCTGAGCCCGGGCTGGCTGCGCTCGGAGGCGATGCTCGACGCCTATCGCGTGACCGAAGCCAACTGGCGCGACGCCACCCGGATCCAGCCACACTTCGCAATCTCGGAAAGCCCGCTATTCGTCGGCCGCGCCGTGGCCGCGCTGGCGCAAGACCCGGACGTGGCGCGCTGGAATGGCCAGTCGCTGTCCAGCGGACAACTGGCGCGCGTGTATGGTTTTACCGATGCCGACGGCAGCCAGCCGGATGCCTGGCGCTATGTGCCGGAAGTGCAGGACGCGGGCAAGCCTGCCGACACCACCGGCTATCGCTGA